The Metabacillus litoralis genome contains a region encoding:
- the ispD gene encoding 2-C-methyl-D-erythritol 4-phosphate cytidylyltransferase has protein sequence MNYQVIIPAAGQGKRMNAGKNKQFIELEQIPIIIHTLKVFEEHSYCKGIILVINDAEKADFQQLIKKYRISKIKHLVSGGQERQYSVYNGLKAVEEGDLVLVHDGARPFLTHESIEALLSKTILTGAATLAVPVKDTIKRAKDGVVVETVERSSLWSIQTPQAFHLPIILEAHEKAVRENFLGTDDASLLERVDQAVSIVAGEYTNIKITTPEDLYIAEAILSKRKM, from the coding sequence ATGAATTATCAAGTCATAATACCTGCTGCTGGTCAGGGGAAACGGATGAATGCAGGTAAGAATAAGCAGTTTATTGAACTAGAACAGATTCCAATTATTATACATACACTAAAGGTTTTTGAAGAACATTCCTATTGCAAGGGTATTATATTAGTAATCAATGATGCAGAAAAGGCTGATTTTCAACAGCTGATAAAAAAATACCGTATATCCAAAATCAAACATTTAGTATCTGGTGGACAAGAGCGCCAATACAGTGTTTATAATGGGCTAAAGGCTGTGGAAGAGGGAGATTTAGTTCTTGTGCATGATGGAGCAAGACCTTTTCTTACTCATGAAAGTATAGAGGCACTCTTGTCAAAAACAATCCTAACCGGTGCGGCAACACTTGCTGTACCAGTTAAAGATACAATAAAGAGAGCGAAAGATGGAGTGGTAGTCGAAACAGTTGAACGTTCTTCACTTTGGTCAATCCAAACTCCACAAGCGTTCCATTTACCAATTATTTTAGAAGCACATGAAAAAGCAGTGAGAGAAAACTTTCTGGGAACAGATGATGCTAGTCTTCTAGAAAGAGTAGACCAAGCGGTTTCAATCGTTGCTGGTGAATATACGAATATTAAAATAACAACACCCGAGGACCTTTACATAGCAGAAGCAATTTTGTCGAAGAGAAAGATGTAA
- the ispF gene encoding 2-C-methyl-D-erythritol 2,4-cyclodiphosphate synthase translates to MIRVGQGFDVHQLVEGRPLIIGGIEIPYEKGLLGHSDADVLLHTVADACLGAIGEGDIGKHFPDTDPTFKDADSARLLKHVWEIVKNKGYELGNIDCTIIAQKPKMAPYIEDMRNRIAELLEADVSQVNVKATTTEKLGFTGRQEGIASMATVLIQQRT, encoded by the coding sequence ATGATAAGAGTTGGACAAGGTTTTGATGTACATCAATTAGTGGAAGGTCGCCCATTGATCATTGGAGGAATTGAGATTCCGTACGAAAAGGGGTTATTAGGTCATTCAGATGCTGATGTATTATTACATACTGTTGCAGATGCTTGCTTAGGTGCAATAGGTGAAGGGGATATTGGGAAACACTTCCCTGATACAGATCCCACTTTTAAAGATGCGGATTCTGCAAGGTTATTAAAACATGTGTGGGAGATTGTGAAAAATAAAGGGTATGAACTAGGCAATATTGATTGTACAATCATTGCGCAAAAGCCAAAAATGGCTCCATATATTGAAGATATGAGAAATAGGATTGCTGAATTATTAGAAGCTGATGTATCACAAGTGAATGTAAAAGCAACAACAACTGAAAAATTAGGTTTTACAGGTAGACAAGAGGGGATTGCTTCAATGGCAACAGTCCTTATTCAGCAGCGTACATAG